From Triticum aestivum cultivar Chinese Spring chromosome 4A, IWGSC CS RefSeq v2.1, whole genome shotgun sequence, a single genomic window includes:
- the LOC123088105 gene encoding stomatal closure-related actin-binding protein 1, translating into MKFEKGLNTATLLSNEVKCKQVALLERDILLKNLKSVLESLRGQVAGKYKDEIGESVSMVDILAVQLSKTENELLQQKTEVTRIATSLKLASEDARRIVDEERTNARMEIENARAAVQRVQKVLKEKENNSQRIRKELQPT; encoded by the exons ATGAAATTTGAGAAGGGCCTCAATACTGCCACATTATTATCTAACGAG GTTAAATGTAAACAAGTGGCTTTATTAGAGCGAGACATCCTTCTGAAGAATCTAAAGAGTGTATTGGAGTCACTGAGAGGTCAAGTAGCTGGCAAATATAAGGATGAAATTGGGGAATCGGTATCTATG GTGGATATTTTAGCAGTTCAGCTGTCCAAAACAGAAAATGAGTTGCTTCAGCAGAAAACCGAGGTCACGAGAATAGCGACTTCACTAAAACTG GCTTCTGAAGATGCTAGGAGAATTGTTGACGAAGAACGAACTAATGCACGCATGGAGATTGAAAATGCTAGAGCTGCTGTACAAAGAGTTCAAAAAGTACTTAAAGAGAAAGAGAACAATTCACAAAGAATTAGAAAGGAG TTGCAGCCCACCTAA